In the genome of Petrotoga miotherma DSM 10691, the window AATATTTTAAAAAATTTATTGTGGGAGGAAATTCCTATGTTTGAAAGAGAGAAAATCCATGAAATAGAAAAGTCAAAAAAAGAATGGAAAGAGAAAAAATTAGAACCTACCTTAAGCCGCTTTCCAGAGAGAAAACAGGAATTTGTTACCTCATATGAAGATGAGATTGAACGGCTTTACACACCTTTAGATATAGAAAACTTAGATTACATTAAAGATTTAGGATTTCCTGGTGAATATCCTTTCACCAGAGGTGTACAACCAACCATGTACCGTGGTAAGTTATGGACTATGCGGCAATATGCAGGATTTGGATCTGCAGAAGAATCAAACAAAAGATATAAATACTTATTAGAACAAGGCCAAACAGGTTTATCCATAGCTTTTGATCTACCAACACAAATAGGGTTTGACTCAGACGATCCCATGTCTGAAGGGGAAGTGGGAAAGGTTGGTGTAGCAATAGATTCATTAAGAGATATGGAGATTCTTTTCGATGGCATCCCTTTGGATAAGGTGAGTGTTTCAATGACTATCAACTCAACTGCGATGATTTTATTAGCAATGTTAATGACTATTGCAAAAAAACAAGGTGTCCCTTATGAAAAACTCAGAGGCACTATTCAGAATGATATTTTAAAAGAATACATAGCAAGGGGCACTTACATCTTTCCACCTAAAGAATCTATGAAGTTGATAGTAGATATTTTTGATTACGGAAGCAAAAATCTTCCAAAATTTAACTTAATAAGTATCAGTGGTTATCATATTAGAGAAGCGGGTGCTAATGCGGTTCA includes:
- a CDS encoding acyl-CoA mutase large subunit family protein produces the protein MFEREKIHEIEKSKKEWKEKKLEPTLSRFPERKQEFVTSYEDEIERLYTPLDIENLDYIKDLGFPGEYPFTRGVQPTMYRGKLWTMRQYAGFGSAEESNKRYKYLLEQGQTGLSIAFDLPTQIGFDSDDPMSEGEVGKVGVAIDSLRDMEILFDGIPLDKVSVSMTINSTAMILLAMLMTIAKKQGVPYEKLRGTIQNDILKEYIARGTYIFPPKESMKLIVDIFDYGSKNLPKFNLISISGYHIREAGANAVQEVAFTLADGISYVEAAIKAGLDPNEFGRNLSFFFNAHNNFLEEVAKFRAARKLWAKIMKERFGVTDEKAMKLKFHTQTAGSTLTAQQP